The following proteins come from a genomic window of Salvia hispanica cultivar TCC Black 2014 chromosome 4, UniMelb_Shisp_WGS_1.0, whole genome shotgun sequence:
- the LOC125223995 gene encoding uncharacterized protein LOC125223995 isoform X2: MAFRLVTCASRRLRSTICAQFIPREARTNGNRLGYKYKWAETEFISESEAKPDFLRYNREFGMFGAYLFEDDGSITRSPKYNKYLPSFKMELEEDEDPFLFWTSCDGLIYLRYPKGKHVLWNPTTHEYKILPEPYAHPSRCLSYLVVASGMWHDHTSQDYIVVNLVRTYMLLGTKTDSSHFIHLYSLKTNSWKIIPCPCPHCFGFGTTCVCLSGILYFTAIRAIRSFDISTQTFSNIPLPKGCRSYHEPHILEYKGLLSVVYSKDAACHVLREYQLWAMHDGLWTRESVFHTRGVRKPLWFSKDGKLLYFLSRTRDMVVFDCATGKSKHLGVDSPSDFDTGMIPFVENFVQLNGISCIEESRNNIKSEVNPACSSSSSSTPIFCSLKDGMAFRLVTSATRQLPLCNRVRSAISFSGSRAQLAPRVEVNTRIEGAPPMRNNGNELGRENGPIVSETTLSSCDIFPKPKPKPKPDIFVNYRDSYHYVFTGASCNGVLHFHDGDFHRRGSVGQALWNPTTGGYKILPKSSVELRPHSSHEFDINGVWSDHRFEDYKVLNIVRANERGGRLPEDVSYYIDLYSLKLNSWRRIPCPDFKYCGYESVCVAGVFYCRASLNKTGVILSFDFNTETLSTLSLPNKNCNRHYFLDYKGLLSVLACWWDEDLDDEIPWKYELWIRSAGSWTRESIFHVHGVSKPLWFSQDGKLLYFASVDDELVMFDRSTGKLNHLGVDCWMSKVIPFFESFVQLN; this comes from the exons ATGGCGTTCCGGTTGGTTACATGCGCCAGTCGACGCCTTCGATCTACAATTTGCGCTCAATTCATCCCCAG agAGGCGAGGACCAATGGAAATCGATTGG GTTACAAGTACAAGTGGGCGGAGACAGAATTTATATCGGAGTCAGAGGCAAAGCCTGATTTTTTGAGGTATAACAGAGAGTTTGGGATGTTTGGTGCATATTTGTTTGAAGACGATGGCAGCATCACCAGGTCACccaaatataacaaatatctTCCCTCCTTTAAAATGGAAttggaagaagatgaagatcCTTTCTTATTCTGGACTAGTTGTGATGGTCTAATTTATCTTCGTTATCCGAAGGGGAAACATGTCCTTTGGAACCCCACAACGCACGAGTATAAAATCCTCCCCGAGCCCTATGCGCACCCCTCCCGCTGCCTTTCTTATTTAGTTGTAGCATCGGGAATGTGGCATGACCATACATCTCAAGATTACATAGTGGTTAATCTTGTTCGTACTTATATGTTGCTGGGAACTAAAACAGACTCCTCTCATTTCATTCACTTGTATTCACTCAAAACTAATTCATGGAAGATAATACCGTGCCCATGCCCTCATTGCTTTGGTTTTGGTACAACTTGTGTTTGCCTTTCGGGGATTTTGTACTTTACAGCAATTCGAGCTATCCGTTCTTTTGACATTTCTACTCAAACCTTTTCTAACATACCCTTGCCTAAGGGTTGCCGCTCCTACCATGAACCTCACATTCTAGAGTATAAAGGGTTATTAAGTGTTGTATACTCGAAAGATGCAGCTTGTCATGTACTTAGGGAATATCAACTTTGGGCTATGCACGATGGATTGTGGACAAGAGAATCTGTTTTCCATACTCGTGGTGTTCGGAAGCCTTTATGGTTTTCAAAGGATGGTAAGCTATTGTATTTTCTAAGCCGGACTCGTGACATGGTGGTGTTTGATTGTGCCACTGGAAAGTCGAAGCATCTCGGTGTGGATAGCCCGTCAGACTTTGATACAGGGATGATTCCGTTTGTTGAGAACTTTGTTCAACTCAATGGAATTTCATGTATTGAGGAG TcgagaaataatatcaaatcaGAAGTAAACCCAGCGtgttcctcctcctcctcgtcgACTCCTATTTTTTGTTCACTTAAGGATGGCATGGCTTTCCGCTTGGTTACATCCGCCACTCGACAACTTCCTCTATGCAACCGTGTTCGATCTGCCATTTCCTTTTCAGGGTCCAGAGCTCAATTGGCTCCCag agTGGAGGTGAATACGAGAATTGAAGGTGCCCCGCCTATGAGGAATAATGGAAATGAATTGG GCCGTGAGAATGGTCCCATCGTATCCGAGACAACATTGTCTTCATGCGACATTTTCCCTAAGCCTAAGCCTAAGCCTAAGCCGGACATTTTTGTCAACTATCGGGATTCTTATC ATTATGTCTTCACTGGAGCTAGTTGTAATGGCGTGCTTCATTTTCATGATGGAGATTTTCATCGTAGGGGATCGGTTGGTCAAGCTCTTTGGAACCCGACAACGGGTGGGTATAAAATCTTGCCTAAGTCCTCTGTAGAACTCCGTCCTCATAGTAGTCatgaatttgatataaatgGAGTGTGGTCTGACCATAGATTTGAAGATTACAAAGTGTTGAATATTGTTCGTGCTAATGAAAGAGGTGGTCGGTTACCCGAGGACGTCAGTTATTACATTGACTTGTATTCGCTCAAACTTAATTCCTGGAGGAGAATACCATGCCCTGACTTTAAGTACTGTGGTTATGAATCTGTCTGCGTAGCTGGGGTTTTTTATTGCAGAGCATCTCTAAATAAGACTGGAGTTATCCTTTCCTTTGATTTTAATACTGAAACCCTATCCACTTTATCCTTACCTAACAAAAATTGCAACAGGCATTATTTTCTAGACTATAAAGGGTTGTTAAGTGTTCTTGCATGCTGGTGGGATGAAGATTTAGATGATGAAATACCTTGGAAATATGAACTTTGGATTAGGAGCGCTGGATCGTGGACAAGAGAATCTATTTTCCATGTTCATGGTGTTTCCAAGCCGTTATGGTTTTCGCAGGATGGTAAGCTATTGTATTTTGCAAGCGTGGATGATGAG
- the LOC125223995 gene encoding uncharacterized protein LOC125223995 isoform X1, giving the protein MAFRLVTCASRRLRSTICAQFIPREARTNGNRLGYKYKWAETEFISESEAKPDFLRYNREFGMFGAYLFEDDGSITRSPKYNKYLPSFKMELEEDEDPFLFWTSCDGLIYLRYPKGKHVLWNPTTHEYKILPEPYAHPSRCLSYLVVASGMWHDHTSQDYIVVNLVRTYMLLGTKTDSSHFIHLYSLKTNSWKIIPCPCPHCFGFGTTCVCLSGILYFTAIRAIRSFDISTQTFSNIPLPKGCRSYHEPHILEYKGLLSVVYSKDAACHVLREYQLWAMHDGLWTRESVFHTRGVRKPLWFSKDGKLLYFLSRTRDMVVFDCATGKSKHLGVDSPSDFDTGMIPFVENFVQLNGISCIEESRNNIKSEVNPACSSSSSSTPIFCSLKDGMAFRLVTSATRQLPLCNRVRSAISFSGSRAQLAPRVEVNTRIEGAPPMRNNGNELGRENGPIVSETTLSSCDIFPKPKPKPKPDIFVNYRDSYRNKYQNEEYFVAFSLKEDDTISPKYFIYPPSFPTVDYVFTGASCNGVLHFHDGDFHRRGSVGQALWNPTTGGYKILPKSSVELRPHSSHEFDINGVWSDHRFEDYKVLNIVRANERGGRLPEDVSYYIDLYSLKLNSWRRIPCPDFKYCGYESVCVAGVFYCRASLNKTGVILSFDFNTETLSTLSLPNKNCNRHYFLDYKGLLSVLACWWDEDLDDEIPWKYELWIRSAGSWTRESIFHVHGVSKPLWFSQDGKLLYFASVDDELVMFDRSTGKLNHLGVDCWMSKVIPFFESFVQLN; this is encoded by the exons ATGGCGTTCCGGTTGGTTACATGCGCCAGTCGACGCCTTCGATCTACAATTTGCGCTCAATTCATCCCCAG agAGGCGAGGACCAATGGAAATCGATTGG GTTACAAGTACAAGTGGGCGGAGACAGAATTTATATCGGAGTCAGAGGCAAAGCCTGATTTTTTGAGGTATAACAGAGAGTTTGGGATGTTTGGTGCATATTTGTTTGAAGACGATGGCAGCATCACCAGGTCACccaaatataacaaatatctTCCCTCCTTTAAAATGGAAttggaagaagatgaagatcCTTTCTTATTCTGGACTAGTTGTGATGGTCTAATTTATCTTCGTTATCCGAAGGGGAAACATGTCCTTTGGAACCCCACAACGCACGAGTATAAAATCCTCCCCGAGCCCTATGCGCACCCCTCCCGCTGCCTTTCTTATTTAGTTGTAGCATCGGGAATGTGGCATGACCATACATCTCAAGATTACATAGTGGTTAATCTTGTTCGTACTTATATGTTGCTGGGAACTAAAACAGACTCCTCTCATTTCATTCACTTGTATTCACTCAAAACTAATTCATGGAAGATAATACCGTGCCCATGCCCTCATTGCTTTGGTTTTGGTACAACTTGTGTTTGCCTTTCGGGGATTTTGTACTTTACAGCAATTCGAGCTATCCGTTCTTTTGACATTTCTACTCAAACCTTTTCTAACATACCCTTGCCTAAGGGTTGCCGCTCCTACCATGAACCTCACATTCTAGAGTATAAAGGGTTATTAAGTGTTGTATACTCGAAAGATGCAGCTTGTCATGTACTTAGGGAATATCAACTTTGGGCTATGCACGATGGATTGTGGACAAGAGAATCTGTTTTCCATACTCGTGGTGTTCGGAAGCCTTTATGGTTTTCAAAGGATGGTAAGCTATTGTATTTTCTAAGCCGGACTCGTGACATGGTGGTGTTTGATTGTGCCACTGGAAAGTCGAAGCATCTCGGTGTGGATAGCCCGTCAGACTTTGATACAGGGATGATTCCGTTTGTTGAGAACTTTGTTCAACTCAATGGAATTTCATGTATTGAGGAG TcgagaaataatatcaaatcaGAAGTAAACCCAGCGtgttcctcctcctcctcgtcgACTCCTATTTTTTGTTCACTTAAGGATGGCATGGCTTTCCGCTTGGTTACATCCGCCACTCGACAACTTCCTCTATGCAACCGTGTTCGATCTGCCATTTCCTTTTCAGGGTCCAGAGCTCAATTGGCTCCCag agTGGAGGTGAATACGAGAATTGAAGGTGCCCCGCCTATGAGGAATAATGGAAATGAATTGG GCCGTGAGAATGGTCCCATCGTATCCGAGACAACATTGTCTTCATGCGACATTTTCCCTAAGCCTAAGCCTAAGCCTAAGCCGGACATTTTTGTCAACTATCGGGATTCTTATCGTAATAAATATCAGAATGAGGAatattttgttgcattttccCTTAAAGAGGATGACACCATCTCAcccaaatatttcatatatcCTCCCTCTTTTCCAACTGTAGATTATGTCTTCACTGGAGCTAGTTGTAATGGCGTGCTTCATTTTCATGATGGAGATTTTCATCGTAGGGGATCGGTTGGTCAAGCTCTTTGGAACCCGACAACGGGTGGGTATAAAATCTTGCCTAAGTCCTCTGTAGAACTCCGTCCTCATAGTAGTCatgaatttgatataaatgGAGTGTGGTCTGACCATAGATTTGAAGATTACAAAGTGTTGAATATTGTTCGTGCTAATGAAAGAGGTGGTCGGTTACCCGAGGACGTCAGTTATTACATTGACTTGTATTCGCTCAAACTTAATTCCTGGAGGAGAATACCATGCCCTGACTTTAAGTACTGTGGTTATGAATCTGTCTGCGTAGCTGGGGTTTTTTATTGCAGAGCATCTCTAAATAAGACTGGAGTTATCCTTTCCTTTGATTTTAATACTGAAACCCTATCCACTTTATCCTTACCTAACAAAAATTGCAACAGGCATTATTTTCTAGACTATAAAGGGTTGTTAAGTGTTCTTGCATGCTGGTGGGATGAAGATTTAGATGATGAAATACCTTGGAAATATGAACTTTGGATTAGGAGCGCTGGATCGTGGACAAGAGAATCTATTTTCCATGTTCATGGTGTTTCCAAGCCGTTATGGTTTTCGCAGGATGGTAAGCTATTGTATTTTGCAAGCGTGGATGATGAG
- the LOC125223995 gene encoding uncharacterized protein LOC125223995 isoform X3 — protein sequence MAFRLVTCASRRLRSTICAQFIPREARTNGNRLGYKYKWAETEFISESEAKPDFLRYNREFGMFGAYLFEDDGSITRSPKYNKYLPSFKMELEEDEDPFLFWTSCDGLIYLRYPKGKHVLWNPTTHEYKILPEPYAHPSRCLSYLVVASGMWHDHTSQDYIVVNLVRTYMLLGTKTDSSHFIHLYSLKTNSWKIIPCPCPHCFGFGTTCVCLSGILYFTAIRAIRSFDISTQTFSNIPLPKGCRSYHEPHILEYKGLLSVVYSKDAACHVLREYQLWAMHDGLWTRESVFHTRGVRKPLWFSKDGKLLYFLSRTRDMVVFDCATGKSKHLGVDSPSDFDTGMIPFVENFVQLNGISCIEESRNNIKSEVNPACSSSSSSTPIFCSLKDGMAFRLVTSATRQLPLCNRVRSAISFSGSRAQLAPRVEVNTRIEGAPPMRNNGNELGRENGPIVSETTLSSCDIFPKPKPKPKPDIFVNYRDSYRNKYQNEEYFVAFSLKEDDTISPKYFIYPPSFPTVDYVFTGASCNGVLHFHDGDFHRRGSVGQALWNPTTGIIF from the exons ATGGCGTTCCGGTTGGTTACATGCGCCAGTCGACGCCTTCGATCTACAATTTGCGCTCAATTCATCCCCAG agAGGCGAGGACCAATGGAAATCGATTGG GTTACAAGTACAAGTGGGCGGAGACAGAATTTATATCGGAGTCAGAGGCAAAGCCTGATTTTTTGAGGTATAACAGAGAGTTTGGGATGTTTGGTGCATATTTGTTTGAAGACGATGGCAGCATCACCAGGTCACccaaatataacaaatatctTCCCTCCTTTAAAATGGAAttggaagaagatgaagatcCTTTCTTATTCTGGACTAGTTGTGATGGTCTAATTTATCTTCGTTATCCGAAGGGGAAACATGTCCTTTGGAACCCCACAACGCACGAGTATAAAATCCTCCCCGAGCCCTATGCGCACCCCTCCCGCTGCCTTTCTTATTTAGTTGTAGCATCGGGAATGTGGCATGACCATACATCTCAAGATTACATAGTGGTTAATCTTGTTCGTACTTATATGTTGCTGGGAACTAAAACAGACTCCTCTCATTTCATTCACTTGTATTCACTCAAAACTAATTCATGGAAGATAATACCGTGCCCATGCCCTCATTGCTTTGGTTTTGGTACAACTTGTGTTTGCCTTTCGGGGATTTTGTACTTTACAGCAATTCGAGCTATCCGTTCTTTTGACATTTCTACTCAAACCTTTTCTAACATACCCTTGCCTAAGGGTTGCCGCTCCTACCATGAACCTCACATTCTAGAGTATAAAGGGTTATTAAGTGTTGTATACTCGAAAGATGCAGCTTGTCATGTACTTAGGGAATATCAACTTTGGGCTATGCACGATGGATTGTGGACAAGAGAATCTGTTTTCCATACTCGTGGTGTTCGGAAGCCTTTATGGTTTTCAAAGGATGGTAAGCTATTGTATTTTCTAAGCCGGACTCGTGACATGGTGGTGTTTGATTGTGCCACTGGAAAGTCGAAGCATCTCGGTGTGGATAGCCCGTCAGACTTTGATACAGGGATGATTCCGTTTGTTGAGAACTTTGTTCAACTCAATGGAATTTCATGTATTGAGGAG TcgagaaataatatcaaatcaGAAGTAAACCCAGCGtgttcctcctcctcctcgtcgACTCCTATTTTTTGTTCACTTAAGGATGGCATGGCTTTCCGCTTGGTTACATCCGCCACTCGACAACTTCCTCTATGCAACCGTGTTCGATCTGCCATTTCCTTTTCAGGGTCCAGAGCTCAATTGGCTCCCag agTGGAGGTGAATACGAGAATTGAAGGTGCCCCGCCTATGAGGAATAATGGAAATGAATTGG GCCGTGAGAATGGTCCCATCGTATCCGAGACAACATTGTCTTCATGCGACATTTTCCCTAAGCCTAAGCCTAAGCCTAAGCCGGACATTTTTGTCAACTATCGGGATTCTTATCGTAATAAATATCAGAATGAGGAatattttgttgcattttccCTTAAAGAGGATGACACCATCTCAcccaaatatttcatatatcCTCCCTCTTTTCCAACTGTAGATTATGTCTTCACTGGAGCTAGTTGTAATGGCGTGCTTCATTTTCATGATGGAGATTTTCATCGTAGGGGATCGGTTGGTCAAGCTCTTTGGAACCCGACAACGG GCATTATTTTCTAG